The segment ATACATTTCAAAAAGCAGTGAAGTTATGAAATTGGATACAGTTTTTGAAGATATTCAAATCGAGGCACTCTCAAACAGAGTAAAAAACACAGAAGAGGCTTTAAGACTAAGAAGAGCGAATTTAAAAAGTAAAAAACGGGTTCGGAGCATTTCACAATATGAAATAAATAACGAAACAATTGCAGTTGTTGAGACAAAATCGGCACTTGAAGCTCTCAAAATGGAATTGGGAGTAAAAAAAGCCTCAAAAGATAAAAAGAGTTTCTATTTAAGAAATAAATATCTTGGTGAATTTTTTGTTAGAGAGGGAGATTTTGTGGGAATTGGAACACCACTTTTTACATATCACGATTTCTCAAAAGGTATTTTAGATATTTTTATTGGAGCTGATGAGGTCGAAAATTTAGGAGAGAAAAGAGTTATTATCAACGGTTTTGAAAATGATGAATTTAAAATTCAGAAAATCTCTTCTGTAAAAGACACAAAAAGAATCTCCACTTACAAAGTTCGTCTTGTTAAAAATATTAAAAATCCTAAAAATGTTCGTTTCGGTGAAATTTATCGAGTGGAGTTTTTAAAATGAGAAAATTCTCTTTTTTTCTCTCTCTTGCTCTTTCAACACAAGTTCTTGGAGACTCAAATCTTCTAAAAGATACAAAACGGGATTTTTTAGAAAAAAGTCGTCAAGAAGCTGAATCTATTGGAGATACATTAAAGAATAATTGGCTTGGCGGAATTGATTTAAGTGGAAGTTATAATAAATTAGAGAGCGATACTAGAAGTGAAGAGTATCAATCATACTCCGCAACTTTTTCACAAGATATTTTCCGTAGTGGCGGAATTTGGTGGCAAATTAAAAAAGGTAAAGTTTATAAGTCTCTCTCAATGACAAAACTTGATGCTTCTGAAAAAGATATGATTTTTTCTCTATATTCCATATCTTTAAGTATTAAAAAATTGGATATTGAGTTGAAAAAAATGGCTCTTCTTATTGAAAACCAGAATATTCTTATTAAAAATCAGAAAGAGAGTTATGAGAGTGGTCTTCTTGGAATTAAAGATTTAGATGAGTCAATTATCGAATTAAATACACTAAAAAATCAGAAAGAGGGAATTATCCAGACACGAATTGACCTCATCGCAAATTTAAAAAACTTGACTGACTTTCAATATTCAGAAATTGATGTTCCATCTTTCCAAATTCCAACAATGGGTGATTTTCTCGAAAAGAGTTATGAACTTGAAATTCAAAAAGGCGAAATTGAGAATATTCGACTTGAAAAAAATCTTGCCTATGCACAATTTTTACCTAGAGTCTCTCTTTATGGAAAATACAACCGTTCAGAATCTTTTTTTAGCAAATTACAGGGTCAAGAGGAATCTTATTCCTATGGAATTCAATTAAATATTCCTATTGGTTTTAATGCAAAAGGTGCAATTGAATCTGCTCAACTCTCCTATCTCCGTTCAAAATCTGAACTGAATGACAAACGAGAAAATGAGAAAACCAAATATGAAAAAATTGTCTCAAAACTTGAATCCATAAAACGACGACAACAAAATAGTGAAGAGCTAATCGAAAGTTATTTGAGTGTTCAGAAAATCACTGAAGACTATTTTAAGAGCAATTTGCGAACAGCTGATGATGTAAAAATCATTAAAAATAGAGTCCAAATTAGCCGACATGACTTAGAGATTTATGAAATAGACAAACAAGTTGTTATTGTTG is part of the Thiovulum sp. ES genome and harbors:
- a CDS encoding outer membrane protein (PFAM: Outer membrane efflux protein), with the translated sequence MRKFSFFLSLALSTQVLGDSNLLKDTKRDFLEKSRQEAESIGDTLKNNWLGGIDLSGSYNKLESDTRSEEYQSYSATFSQDIFRSGGIWWQIKKGKVYKSLSMTKLDASEKDMIFSLYSISLSIKKLDIELKKMALLIENQNILIKNQKESYESGLLGIKDLDESIIELNTLKNQKEGIIQTRIDLIANLKNLTDFQYSEIDVPSFQIPTMGDFLEKSYELEIQKGEIENIRLEKNLAYAQFLPRVSLYGKYNRSESFFSKLQGQEESYSYGIQLNIPIGFNAKGAIESAQLSYLRSKSELNDKRENEKTKYEKIVSKLESIKRRQQNSEELIESYLSVQKITEDYFKSNLRTADDVKIIKNRVQISRHDLEIYEIDKQVVIVELYRGIKN